One Falco biarmicus isolate bFalBia1 chromosome 9, bFalBia1.pri, whole genome shotgun sequence genomic region harbors:
- the INPP5E gene encoding phosphatidylinositol polyphosphate 5-phosphatase type IV: MSTPNGFPQHSGACVTPSTEGGAVQDLHAKKAGKAAKKEAGGNGVLTFEDHSSVGSSLHEKLLAGELKDNVKIQSVTPRPPRKPRLERAASLDEKSWRRWRRFRTSQESLTDPNETSSSNGSLQEPSLSPPVRGRASPCHQCCQQNSLHSSPNASEASPVGKSRGGTSDLGKRASEISSAFGGLLRGKAFAGGKPRLSQIMPARPLPPMEFNVASHTLRTANRIDSDCLDYRHYSQPKFGRVSSSLNDTRLHGNGTVYDNCSTDSMKSTFSLLTPIRSKDVRTRSYLEGSLLANGALLGAEELSRYFPDRNIGIFVATWNMQGQKELPVNLDDFLLPTDPDYAQDMYVIGVQEGCPDRREWEIRLQETLGPHYVMLYSAAHGVLYMSIFIRRDLIWFCSEVEYATVTTRIVSQIKTKGALGISFTFFGTSFLFITSHFTSGDSKVNERKLDYNKTIQALTLPKNVPDTNPYRSSSSDVTTRFDEVFWFGDFNFRLNKDRETVDSILNQNLETDVSKLLAYDQLTSEMSRGSIFKGFQEADIHFRPSYKFDIGRDSYDTTSKQRTPSYTDRVVYRSRYRDDIHAVKYSSCPVIKTSDHRPVFALFRVKVRPGRDNIPLAAGQFDRELYLIGIKRRITRELQKRQEQKDQKSSSICSIS, translated from the exons ATGAGTACTCCAAATGGATTTCCACAGCACTCGGGGGCATGTGTTACTCCGAGCACAGAAGGTGGAGCAGTACAGGACCTGCATGCGAAAAAAGCtggcaaagcagcaaagaaggAGGCTGGTGGTAATGGGGTGCTTACCTTTGAAGATCATTCAAGTGTAGGCAGCTCTTTACATGAAAAGCTTCTAGCGGGTGAACTCAAAGATAATGTGAAAATTCAATCGGTCACTCCAAGGCCTCCTCGGAAACCCCGGCTGGAGCGTGCTGCATCCCTGGATGAGAAAagctggaggaggtggaggcGGTTTAGAACAAGTCAGGAAAGTCTGACTGATCCCAATGAGACAAGTTCCTCAAATGGTTCTCTGCAGGAACCATCCCTCAGCCCTCCTGTCAGGGGTAGGGCAAGCCCCTGCCAtcagtgctgccagcagaatTCCTTGCACAGTTCACCAAATGCCTCGGAAGCCAGTCCTGtggggaagagcagaggagGCACCTCTGACCTGGGGAAACGAGCCTCTGAGATCTCCAGTGCCTTTGGTGGGCTTCTGCGGGGGAAGGCGTTTGCAGGTGGCAAACCCCGGCTGTCCCAAATAATGCCAGCTCGACCTCTGCCACCCATGGAGTTCAATGTGGCCTCTCACACACTGAGGACAGCTAATAGGATTGACTCAGATTGTCTGGATTATCGACATTATTCTCAGCCCAAGTTTGGGAGGGTAAGCAGCAGCTTGAACGATACCAGGCTGCATGGCAATGGGACGGTCTATGATAATTGCTCTACAGACTCCATGAAATCTACGTTCAGCCTGCTCACTCCCATTCGCTCCAAGGATGTTCGAACCAG AAGCTATTTGGAAGGCAGCCTTCTGGCAAATGGTGCCTTACTGGGAGCAGAAGAACTTAGCAGATATTTCCCTGATCGGAATATTGGAATTTTTGTGGCCACCTGGAACATGCAGGGCCAGAAG GAACTTCCAGTGAATCTGGATGACTTCTTATTACCAACAGATCCTGACTATGCCCAGGACATGTATGTCATTGGGGTTCAAGAAGGCTGTCCAGACAG AAGAGAGTGGGAGATCCGCCTGCAAGAGACGCTGGGCCCCCACTACGTCATGCTCTACTCTGCAGCACACGGGGTGCTGTACATGTCGATCTTCATTCGGAGGGACCTGATCTGGTTCTGCTCAG aaGTGGAGTATGCCACAGTGACAACACGAATCGTATCTCAGATCAAAACCAAGGGAGCTCTGGGAATCAGCTTCACATTTTTTGGGACCTCCTTTCTCTTCATCACCTCCCACTTCACAT CTGGGGACAGTAAGGTGAATGAGAGGAAACTGGACTACAATAAAACCATTCAAGCCCTTACACTTCCCAAGAATGTTCCGGACACAAACCCGTATCGATCCAGTTCCA GTGATGTCACCACTCGGTTTGATGAAGTATTCTGGTTTGGTGACTTCAACTTCCGACTAAATAAGGACCGTGAGACTGTGGATTCCATCTTGAACCAAAACCTGGAAACAGACGTGTCCAAGCTACTGGCATATGACCAGCTCACTAGTGAAATGAGTAGGG GGTCTATTTTCAAAGGATTCCAAGAGGCTGACATTCATTTCCGTCCTTCGTACAAGTTTGACATAGGAAGGGACAGCTATGACACCACTTCCAAACAAAGGACTCCTTCCTACACG GATCGAGTTGTATACCGCAGTCGGTACAGAGATGACATCCATGCTGTCAAGTACTCATCTTGTCCTGTGATCAAAACTTCAGACCATCGGCCTGTATTTGCCTTGTTTCGTGTGAAAGTGAGGCCTGGCAGAGACAA CATTCCACTTGCAGCAGGGCAGTTTGACAGAGAACTCTACTTAATCGGTATAAAGAGACGGATTACAAGGGAACTTCAGAAACGGCAAGAGCAAAAGGACCAAAAATCCAGCAGCATATGTAGCATTTCCTGA
- the PMPCA gene encoding mitochondrial-processing peptidase subunit alpha, protein MAVAMAWLRRGAWGPARRCGLAAGRSYSGGGAYPSVSLSCPLPGVPKAVFAAAEGRERFETRVTVLENGLRVASQQKFGQFCTVGLLINSGSRHEAKYLSGISHFLEKLAFSSTAQFGSKDEILLTLEKHGGICDCQASRDTIMYAVSADARGLDTVVNLLADVVLQPRLSDEEIEMTRTAIRFELEDLNMRPDPEPVLTEMIHAAAYRDNTVGLNRYCPAENTAKIDREVLHLYLRNYYTPDRMVLAGVGIEHEQLVECAKKYLLGVEPVWGSGQTKDVDRSVAQYTGGIVKVEKDMSDVSLGPTPIPELTHIMIGLESCSFLEEDFIPFAVLNMMMGGGGSFSAGGPGKGMFTRLYLNVLNRHHWMYNATSYHHSYEDTGLLCIHASADPKQVREMVEIITREFILMAGAVGEVELERAKTQLKSMLMMNLESRPVIFEDVGRQVLATNTRKLPHELCALISQVKSTDIKRVVTKMLHKKPAVAALGDLTDLPTYEHIQAALSSKDGRLPRMYRLFR, encoded by the exons ATGGCGGTCGCCATGGCGTGGCTGCGGCGGGGCGCCtggggcccggcccggcg GTGCGGGCTGGCGGCCGGCCGGAGCTacagcggcggcggcgcctaCCCCAGCGTGTCGCTGAGCTGCCCGCTGCCCGGTGTGCCCAAAGCGGTCTTCGCGGCGGCCGAGGGACGGGAGCGTTTCGAGACGCGGGTGACGGTGCTGGAGAACGGGCTGCGCGTCGCCTCCCAACAGAAGTTCGGGCAGTTCTGCACCGTGGGCC TTCTTATAAATTCGGGATCAAGACATGAAGCGAAATACCTCAGTGGCATCTCTCACTTCTTGGAAAAGCTGGCCTTCTCC TCTACAGCTCAGTTTGGCAGTAAAGATGAAATTCTGCTCACCTTAGAAAAGCACGGGGGCATTTGTGACTGCCAGGCATCGAG ggACACCATAATGTATGCTGTTTCTGCTGATGCCAGAGGCCTGGACACAGTTGTCAACTTGCTGGCTGATGTAGTGCTACAGCCCAGGTTATCAG aTGAAGAAATTGAGATGACTCGGACAGCTATACGGTTTGAGCTTGAAGACTTGAATATGAGACCTGATCCAGAGCCTGTCCTCACAGAAATGATCCATGCg GCAGCCTACAGGGACAATACAGTTGGATTGAACAGGTACTGCCCAGCAGAAAATACTGCCAAAATTGATCGAGAAGTCCTGCATTTGTACTTGCGCAACTACTATACACCAGACAGGAtggtgctggctggggtgggaatCGAGCACGAGCAGTTAGTGGAGTGCGCAAAGAAGTATCTGCTTGGAGTGGAGCCAGTGTGGGGCAGTGGGCAGACCAAGGATGTGGACAGATCTGTGGCTCAGTACACAGGAGGCATTGTCAAG GTTGAAAAAGATATGTCCGATGTGAGTCTGGGCCCTACTCCCATCCCAGAGCTTACCCACATCATGATTGGGTTAGAAAGCTGTTCATTTTTA GAGGAAGATTTCATTCCCTTTGCGGTGTTAAACATGATGATGGGAGGTGGTGGCTCTTTTTCAGCTGGAGGGCCTGGCAAGGGCATGTTCACCCGACTGTATCTTAATGTGCTCAACAG GCACCACTGGATGTATAATGCAACCTCTTACCACCACAGTTACGAGGATACAGGTCTCCTGTGTATACATGCCAGTGCAGATCCAAAACAG GTTCGAGAGATGGTGGAAATCATCACAAGAGAATTCATTCTAATGGCAGGAGCAGTAGGAGAG GTAGAACTTGAGCGAGCGAAGACGCAGCTGAAGTCCATGCTCATGATGAATCTTGAGTCTCGGCCAGTTATCTTTGAAGATGTGGGAAGGCAGGTGTTGGCAACAAACACAAGGAAGCTACCTCATGAGCTCTGTGCCCTGATCA GTCAGGTGAAATCTACAGATATTAAGAGAGTGGTTACTAAGATGCTTCATAAAAaaccagctgtggctgcactGGGTGACTTAACAGATTTGCCCACTTACGAACACATCCAGGCAGCACTTTCCAGTAAGGATGGGCGACTCCCTCGGATGTACCGGCTCTTCCGATAA